The Desulfohalovibrio reitneri genome contains a region encoding:
- a CDS encoding LysM peptidoglycan-binding domain-containing protein, whose translation MIGRDSRYARCVLYRDSDGTSLGMRQRIDITPRYDDRLHTVVEGDRLDLLAHRYLGDARLWWIICDYNDLFFPLALEPGLALRIPSREHVQMRLLD comes from the coding sequence ATGATCGGCCGTGATTCCCGCTACGCCCGTTGCGTTCTCTACCGGGACAGCGACGGCACCTCCCTCGGCATGCGTCAGCGCATCGACATTACTCCGAGATATGACGATCGCCTGCACACCGTCGTCGAGGGCGACCGTCTGGATCTGCTCGCGCACCGCTATCTGGGTGACGCCAGGCTCTGGTGGATCATCTGTGATTACAACGACCTCTTTTTCCCGTTGGCGCTAGAGCCCGGCCTGGCCCTGCGCATTCCCTCTCGCGAACACGTCCAAATGCGCCTGCTCGACTGA
- a CDS encoding DUF4406 domain-containing protein produces the protein MLYPTFTDDSVPEQRETGIACGLAYMECCDEVWAFTGNGISSGMRRELDRAGQLGKPIIEIAEV, from the coding sequence TTGTTGTATCCAACCTTTACCGATGACAGCGTTCCCGAGCAGCGGGAGACGGGGATCGCCTGCGGCTTGGCCTACATGGAATGTTGCGACGAGGTATGGGCGTTCACCGGCAACGGCATTTCCAGCGGCATGCGGCGGGAACTGGACCGGGCCGGACAACTGGGCAAGCCGATCATCGAGATCGCCGAGGTGTAA
- a CDS encoding phage late control D family protein — protein sequence MDLDTFKPTFLIQIEGQDLSKDITQEITSFVFTDNEEELDVLELSVTDRNLQFVDDPLFQEGNEIVARFGYVGNLSPRKKAVIKDIDYDFPENGDPTIRIKAYDKGFKLAGKENQKVWQKPAPGILYSEIAEQIAAANGLTPVVTATKGTHLRVTQSNISDAQFLKELAEKARDRDGDGVSGYVFYIQDDELHFHPRELDQTPLLTLEYFTDTKGLLRSFRPSTQSQGAKGAGVETKTVGIDPRKKDVVEHKANNATTPERTALGKQTYLVDGNTGEGSFKEQETGQIVPSFDRSEGFHEEPRQEPAQDSAEGKFREAELRQVEADAATIGIPQLRAKKNVEIKGVGQKFSGIYYCHSVCHSISGAGYLCELKLKKNALGKGAGDKSAESQGKPNDKEAPPTPQNEPPAMVTIDADSGAVTQGGGNG from the coding sequence ATGGATCTGGATACCTTCAAGCCGACATTTCTGATTCAGATCGAGGGGCAAGACCTCTCGAAGGACATTACCCAGGAGATCACCTCGTTCGTCTTCACCGACAACGAGGAGGAGCTGGATGTCCTCGAACTGTCGGTGACCGACCGCAACCTGCAGTTCGTCGACGATCCGCTGTTTCAGGAAGGCAACGAGATCGTGGCCCGCTTCGGCTACGTGGGGAATCTATCTCCGCGCAAGAAGGCGGTCATCAAGGACATCGATTATGACTTCCCGGAAAACGGCGATCCGACCATCCGCATCAAGGCCTACGACAAGGGCTTCAAGCTCGCGGGCAAGGAGAACCAAAAAGTCTGGCAGAAACCCGCTCCCGGCATCCTTTATTCGGAAATCGCAGAACAGATCGCCGCCGCCAACGGCCTCACCCCGGTGGTCACGGCCACCAAGGGGACCCATCTCCGCGTCACCCAAAGCAACATCTCGGACGCCCAGTTCCTCAAGGAGCTGGCGGAAAAGGCCCGCGACCGCGATGGCGACGGCGTGAGCGGCTATGTCTTCTACATCCAGGATGACGAACTCCATTTCCATCCCCGCGAGCTCGACCAGACGCCGCTTCTGACCCTCGAATATTTCACCGACACCAAGGGCCTGCTGCGCTCGTTCCGCCCCAGCACCCAATCCCAGGGAGCCAAGGGCGCGGGTGTCGAGACCAAGACGGTCGGTATCGACCCGCGCAAGAAGGACGTGGTCGAGCACAAGGCCAACAACGCCACCACCCCCGAGCGGACGGCCCTGGGCAAGCAGACCTATCTGGTCGACGGCAACACCGGCGAAGGCAGCTTCAAGGAACAGGAGACGGGGCAGATCGTGCCCAGCTTCGACCGTTCCGAAGGCTTTCACGAAGAGCCGCGCCAGGAGCCAGCCCAGGACAGCGCCGAGGGCAAGTTCCGCGAGGCCGAGCTGCGTCAGGTCGAGGCGGACGCCGCCACCATCGGCATTCCCCAGCTTCGCGCCAAGAAGAACGTCGAGATCAAGGGCGTGGGCCAGAAGTTTTCCGGCATCTATTACTGCCACTCGGTGTGCCACAGCATCAGCGGCGCAGGCTATCTCTGCGAACTCAAACTCAAGAAGAACGCCCTCGGCAAGGGCGCGGGCGACAAGTCCGCCGAGTCCCAGGGCAAACCCAACGACAAGGAGGCCCCGCCCACGCCGCAAAACGAGCCACCAGCCATGGTGACCATCGACGCGGATTCCGGCGCGGTCACACAAGGAGGCGGCAATGGGTGA